The genomic interval CAACAGCAACTTTGAACACGATAGTGTTCTGCTTTTCTGCGACCATGGTGCTCTTTTCAGAGATGTGCGGAGCCTTCAGAACTTTCAACAGACGTTCTTCGCGGATCATGCCAGCATCTCCTCGATTTGCTTAACTGCGTCAGCAGTCATCAGAATCTTGTCGAAAGCGATCAGGCTGACCGGGTCGATACCGGCAACATCACGCACGTCGACCTTGTACAGGTTGCGAGCAGCCAGGAACAGGTTCTCATCGACTTCAGCAGTCACGATCAGAACGTCAGTCAGTTCCATCTCTTTCAGCTTGGCGATCAGTTCTTTGGTCTTCGGCGCTTCGATGCCGAATTTCTCGACAACGATCAGGCGCTCTTGACGTACCAGCTCGGACAGGATGCTACGGATAGCGCCGCGGTACATCTTCTTGTTTACTTTCTGGCTGTGATCTTGCGGCTTAGCAGCAAAGGTCACACCACCGGAACGCCAGATGGGCGAACGGATGGA from Aeromonas rivipollensis carries:
- the rplD gene encoding 50S ribosomal protein L4; translated protein: MELVMKDAKSALEVSETTFGREFNEALVHQVVVAYAAGARQGTRAQLTRSEVSGGGKKPWRQKGTGRARAGSIRSPIWRSGGVTFAAKPQDHSQKVNKKMYRGAIRSILSELVRQERLIVVEKFGIEAPKTKELIAKLKEMELTDVLIVTAEVDENLFLAARNLYKVDVRDVAGIDPVSLIAFDKILMTADAVKQIEEMLA